One window of the Shewanella cyperi genome contains the following:
- the glnA gene encoding glutamate--ammonia ligase produces MSVETVLKQLEELEVKFVDLRFTDTKGKEQHVSIPTHQVDADFFEDGKMFDGSSIAGWKGINESDMVLMPDASTFVLDPFTEETTAIIRCDILEPGTMTGYDRDPRSIAKKAEEYLRATGIADTVLMGPEPEFFLFDDVRFGTDMSGCFVKIDAKEAAWNSGTSYEEGNTGHRPFVKGGYFPVAPVDSSQDLRSAMCLVLEEMGQVVEAHHHEVATAGQNEIATRFNTLTKKADEIQVLKYVVHNMAHAYGKTATFMPKPIVGDNGSGMHVHQSLAKDGVNLFAGDKYGGLSETALYYIGGIIKHARALNAFTNPSTNSYKRLVPHFEAPVMLAYSARNRSASIRIPVVPSPKARRIETRFPDPTANPYLGFAALLMAGLDGIQNKIHPGDAMDKDLYDLPAEEAAEIPQVAESLDVALAALDADREFLTKGGVFSDDFINSYIKLKTAEAERVNRTTHPLEFEMYYSL; encoded by the coding sequence ATGTCAGTTGAAACAGTGTTAAAGCAGCTTGAAGAACTGGAAGTGAAATTTGTGGATCTGCGCTTTACCGACACCAAGGGTAAAGAGCAACATGTGTCTATCCCTACTCATCAAGTCGATGCCGATTTCTTCGAAGATGGCAAAATGTTCGACGGTTCTTCCATTGCCGGCTGGAAAGGCATCAACGAGTCAGACATGGTACTGATGCCAGATGCGAGCACATTCGTGCTGGATCCTTTCACCGAAGAAACCACCGCCATCATCCGCTGTGACATCCTCGAGCCAGGCACCATGACCGGCTATGATCGTGACCCACGCTCCATCGCCAAGAAGGCCGAAGAATACCTGCGCGCTACCGGTATTGCCGATACAGTGCTGATGGGTCCAGAGCCAGAATTCTTCCTGTTCGACGACGTGCGTTTCGGCACCGACATGAGCGGTTGCTTTGTGAAGATCGACGCCAAGGAAGCGGCCTGGAACTCAGGCACCAGCTACGAAGAAGGCAACACTGGTCACCGTCCATTCGTTAAAGGCGGTTACTTCCCGGTTGCTCCTGTAGACTCTTCACAGGACCTGCGCTCTGCCATGTGTCTGGTGCTGGAAGAAATGGGTCAAGTGGTTGAAGCCCATCACCACGAAGTGGCTACCGCCGGTCAAAACGAAATCGCCACCCGTTTCAACACCCTGACCAAGAAAGCCGACGAAATCCAAGTCCTGAAGTACGTGGTGCACAACATGGCCCACGCCTATGGCAAGACTGCGACCTTCATGCCCAAGCCAATCGTTGGTGATAACGGTTCAGGTATGCACGTTCACCAGTCTCTGGCCAAAGACGGCGTTAACCTGTTTGCCGGTGACAAGTACGGCGGGCTGTCTGAAACTGCCCTGTACTACATTGGTGGTATCATCAAGCACGCCCGTGCCCTGAACGCCTTCACCAACCCAAGCACCAACTCTTACAAGCGTCTGGTTCCACACTTTGAAGCACCAGTGATGCTGGCTTACTCTGCCCGTAACCGCTCTGCTTCTATCCGTATCCCTGTGGTACCAAGCCCGAAAGCCCGTCGTATCGAGACCCGCTTCCCAGACCCAACTGCCAACCCATACCTGGGCTTCGCTGCCCTGCTGATGGCCGGTCTGGACGGTATCCAGAACAAGATCCACCCTGGCGATGCCATGGACAAGGACCTGTACGATCTGCCAGCCGAAGAAGCGGCCGAAATCCCACAGGTAGCCGAGTCTCTGGACGTGGCTCTGGCGGCTCTGGATGCAGACCGTGAGTTCCTGACCAAGGGCGGTGTGTTCAGCGATGACTTCATCAATTCCTACATCAAGCTGAAAACAGCTGAAGCCGAGCGCGTGAACCGCACCACTCACCCACTCGAGTTCGAGATGTACTACAGCCTGTAA
- a CDS encoding aminotransferase class V-fold PLP-dependent enzyme, with the protein MDYKNEFYLPEGVYLLNHSVGRPLKAAKAGFEQDFWQPWQDSGREPWGHWLGVVDKFRTSLAWLFDGRAEDFCPQVNLSSALTKLVMSHPRLNRAGARILMSEQDFPSMGFALRQALPEAELVFVPADADITDANVWDQYLSADLDLAFISHAYSNTGALAPVAELVARCRDLGVLSLIDVAQSAGVVPLSLARLNPDFLIGSAVKWLCSGPGAAYLWVNPEQLSLCLPRDVGWFSHENPFEFDIHQFRNHPTALRFWGGTPSVAPYAIAAHAIAWFAELGSDVLRVHNQALVSMLYDGLHQYGALRIKPENRSGTAILDFGQDNEAVQQALAAAAISVDRRRYGLRVSPHLYNDVADIRAFIACVEGVLA; encoded by the coding sequence ATGGATTATAAAAATGAATTTTACCTGCCAGAGGGCGTGTACCTGCTGAATCACTCGGTGGGTCGCCCCCTCAAGGCCGCCAAGGCGGGCTTTGAGCAGGATTTTTGGCAACCCTGGCAAGACAGTGGCCGCGAACCCTGGGGCCACTGGCTGGGTGTGGTCGACAAGTTCCGCACTTCTCTGGCCTGGCTGTTTGACGGCCGGGCAGAGGACTTCTGTCCCCAGGTGAACCTGTCTTCGGCGCTGACCAAGCTGGTGATGTCCCATCCCCGGCTGAATCGTGCCGGTGCCCGTATTCTCATGAGTGAGCAGGATTTTCCCTCCATGGGCTTTGCCCTGCGTCAGGCGCTGCCCGAGGCCGAGCTGGTGTTTGTGCCGGCGGACGCCGATATTACGGATGCCAATGTCTGGGACCAGTACCTGAGTGCCGATCTTGATCTTGCCTTTATCAGTCACGCCTATTCCAATACCGGCGCCCTGGCGCCCGTGGCCGAGCTGGTAGCGCGCTGCCGGGACCTCGGTGTGCTCAGCCTGATTGACGTGGCCCAGTCTGCGGGTGTGGTGCCGCTGTCGCTTGCCAGGCTAAATCCGGATTTTCTGATAGGATCGGCGGTCAAATGGCTCTGCTCCGGTCCCGGTGCCGCTTACTTGTGGGTTAATCCTGAACAATTGTCCCTTTGCCTGCCCAGGGATGTGGGTTGGTTCTCCCACGAGAATCCGTTTGAATTTGATATTCACCAATTCCGTAATCATCCAACTGCGCTGCGCTTTTGGGGCGGCACACCGTCGGTGGCGCCCTATGCCATAGCCGCACATGCCATCGCCTGGTTCGCCGAGCTGGGCTCCGATGTGCTGCGTGTGCACAATCAGGCTTTGGTTTCAATGCTTTATGATGGATTGCACCAATATGGTGCGCTGCGTATCAAGCCTGAAAATCGTAGCGGGACCGCGATCCTGGATTTTGGTCAGGACAATGAGGCGGTGCAGCAAGCGCTGGCTGCGGCAGCTATCAGCGTTGATCGCCGCCGTTATGGCCTGCGGGTCTCGCCGCATCTCTATAATGATGTGGCCGATATCCGCGCCTTTATCGCCTGTGTGGAAGGGGTCCTGGCTTAG
- a CDS encoding PrnB family protein yields MKHMTLNVEAFDDWLRTRFVELNNSLEALYWLQDDRANVEGVGEEYKQALESEGRTLILALLDEGNTDEGFDAAFDLLGNVGLYMAACRRHEITEPSRETSSPLVEASALAMQIGASIGVTPRFATAHLTTHNRAHNGLYKRFTDLADERLFVDYNTKGILAYKRAADALLKILPLGISHPISADLLKVARQALQDVMDSNATLFNELDTDRFFYCVRPYYKPYRVGSQVYRGANAGDFAGINVIDLLLGLCFANEQSYSQMLVDKFLYMMPEDQAILRDCMRRTSLMDQFLKASGGHKEAWYQQNLPLFLEVCELHGQTAIQHHDQLVHKYISGPSVDMQQQHMSKVTASGPPLHVLLASLEKLRDRRAAAKRSDIRTRWQDIQRLKASLG; encoded by the coding sequence ATGAAACACATGACCTTGAACGTGGAAGCCTTTGATGACTGGCTGCGCACCCGTTTTGTGGAACTGAACAACAGTCTGGAAGCCCTGTACTGGTTGCAGGATGACAGGGCCAATGTTGAGGGCGTAGGCGAAGAGTACAAGCAGGCGCTGGAAAGTGAAGGTCGCACCCTGATCCTGGCGCTGCTCGACGAGGGCAATACAGATGAAGGCTTTGATGCGGCCTTTGATCTGCTGGGTAATGTGGGTCTGTATATGGCGGCCTGTCGGCGCCATGAGATAACAGAGCCCAGCCGGGAGACCAGTTCTCCCCTGGTGGAAGCCTCGGCCCTGGCGATGCAGATTGGCGCCTCCATCGGCGTGACCCCCCGTTTTGCCACCGCCCATTTGACTACCCATAACCGTGCTCATAACGGCCTGTACAAGCGCTTTACCGATTTGGCCGACGAGCGTCTGTTCGTGGATTACAACACCAAGGGCATTTTGGCCTATAAGCGCGCCGCCGATGCCCTGCTGAAAATCCTGCCGCTGGGTATTTCCCATCCCATCAGTGCCGATCTGCTCAAGGTGGCGCGTCAGGCGCTGCAGGATGTGATGGACTCCAACGCCACTCTGTTCAACGAGCTGGATACCGATCGTTTCTTCTATTGCGTGCGGCCTTACTACAAGCCGTATCGGGTCGGCAGCCAGGTGTACCGCGGTGCCAACGCCGGCGACTTTGCCGGCATCAATGTGATCGACTTACTGCTGGGACTGTGTTTTGCCAATGAGCAGTCTTACTCGCAAATGCTGGTGGACAAGTTTCTCTACATGATGCCCGAAGATCAGGCCATACTGCGCGACTGCATGCGCCGCACCAGCCTGATGGACCAGTTCCTCAAGGCCAGCGGCGGTCACAAGGAAGCCTGGTACCAGCAGAACCTGCCGCTGTTCCTGGAGGTCTGTGAACTGCATGGTCAGACGGCTATTCAACACCATGACCAGCTGGTGCACAAGTATATCTCTGGTCCCTCGGTTGATATGCAGCAGCAACACATGTCCAAGGTGACCGCCAGTGGTCCACCGCTGCATGTGCTGTTGGCCTCCCTGGAGAAACTCAGGGACAGGCGCGCTGCCGCAAAGCGCAGCGATATCCGCACCCGCTGGCAGGATATACAGCGTCTGAAGGCAAGTCTGGGGTAA
- a CDS encoding phosphatase PAP2 family protein gives MTPRIWLYPLLAWLLFAWPLKTLAKDSIEQQGDTLQYAVPAVALAATLFYEDGFDGSIQWIKAVVTTETTVYVLKKSVHKERPNGNCCSAFPSGHAATAFTGAAFIQRRYGWGYGVPAYLVAAYVGYTRIESDKHDTTDVAAGALIGILSSYYFVEPYKGIKITPYAANGSYGLMFTGRW, from the coding sequence ATGACTCCCAGGATTTGGCTTTATCCTCTGTTGGCTTGGCTGTTGTTTGCCTGGCCGCTCAAGACGCTTGCCAAAGACTCAATCGAGCAGCAGGGGGATACTCTGCAATATGCCGTCCCGGCCGTGGCGTTGGCGGCAACCTTGTTTTATGAGGATGGTTTTGATGGCAGCATTCAATGGATAAAGGCGGTTGTGACCACGGAAACCACGGTTTATGTACTGAAAAAGTCTGTGCACAAGGAAAGGCCCAATGGCAATTGCTGCAGCGCCTTCCCATCCGGTCATGCGGCCACGGCCTTTACCGGTGCAGCCTTTATTCAGCGCCGCTATGGCTGGGGCTATGGTGTACCGGCTTATCTCGTGGCTGCCTACGTGGGCTATACCCGGATTGAGTCCGATAAACATGACACCACGGATGTTGCCGCCGGTGCCTTGATCGGCATTTTGAGCAGCTATTACTTCGTCGAACCTTATAAAGGCATCAAAATCACCCCTTACGCAGCCAATGGCAGTTATGGTCTGATGTTCACTGGCCGCTGGTGA
- a CDS encoding glycine-rich domain-containing protein: protein MAGLFFACLAALPLLLVLRWRQRRKQRRERHIRELVFPDKLSHRLAERYPHLGQQGQLLVLEGLRNYFQLSLTAGRQPLAMPSQAVDCVWHEFILFTRQYQKFCRRAFGRFLHHTPAEAMQSQTSAQQGIRRCWRLACKAEGIDPKRPSRLPLLFALDSELQIADGFSYSLDCLRHPGSYCASHIACGTGCSSDSGCSDSGCSDNGCSSCSSGD, encoded by the coding sequence ATGGCCGGGCTGTTTTTTGCGTGTCTGGCGGCCCTGCCGCTGCTTCTGGTACTCAGATGGCGCCAGCGCCGCAAACAAAGGCGTGAACGCCACATACGCGAACTGGTGTTTCCGGACAAGCTTTCACACCGGCTGGCCGAGCGCTATCCCCACCTGGGTCAACAAGGCCAACTGCTGGTGCTTGAAGGCTTGCGCAATTATTTTCAGCTGAGCCTGACCGCGGGTCGTCAACCACTGGCCATGCCATCACAGGCTGTGGATTGCGTGTGGCACGAATTTATCCTTTTTACCCGTCAATACCAGAAATTTTGTCGCCGTGCCTTCGGTCGTTTTCTACATCACACACCGGCCGAAGCCATGCAGTCCCAGACCTCTGCCCAGCAGGGCATACGTCGCTGCTGGCGTCTGGCCTGCAAGGCCGAGGGCATAGACCCCAAACGGCCTTCGAGGTTGCCGCTGTTGTTTGCCCTGGACAGCGAATTGCAGATAGCCGATGGCTTCAGCTATAGCCTGGATTGCCTGCGCCACCCCGGCAGCTATTGCGCCAGCCACATAGCCTGTGGCACAGGCTGCAGTAGTGACAGCGGCTGCAGTGACAGTGGTTGCAGTGACAATGGTTGCAGCAGCTGTTCCAGCGGCGACTGA
- the typA gene encoding translational GTPase TypA: protein MLENLRNIAIIAHVDHGKTTLVDKLLAQSGTLATRGEATERVMDSNDLEKERGITILAKNTAIKWNDYRINIVDTPGHADFGGEVERVLSMVDSVLLLVDAVDGPMPQTRFVTKKAFAQGLKPIVVINKIDRPGARPDWVIDQVFDLFDNLGATDEQLDFPIVYASALNGFATLDPDDTSADMTPLFQTIVEKVSPPDADAEGAFQMQISQLDYNSYVGVIGVGRIKRGSVKTNQQVTVVGADGKTRNGKIGQVLGYMGLERHEVDVANAGDIVAVTGLGELKISDTICAAGNVEALPPLSVDEPTLTMTFQVNTSPFAGKEGKYVTSRNILERLQQELVHNVALRVEETDSPDRFRVSGRGELHLSILIENMRREGFELAVSRPEVIIREIDGEKCEPFETLTVDVEEDHQGTVIEKLGTRKADMKDMQLDGKGRVRIDFVIPSRGLIGFQTEFMTATSGTGLLYHTFDHYGPYKGGEIGQRANGVLISNATGKALTFALFGLQDRGRLMIGHAAEVYEGQVVGIHSRSNDLTVNCLKGKQLTNMRASGTDEAQVLTPHIQMTLEQALEFIDDDELVEVTPKSIRVRKKFLTENDRKRASRQG, encoded by the coding sequence GTGTTAGAGAATTTACGTAACATCGCCATTATTGCGCACGTTGACCACGGTAAGACCACCCTGGTTGATAAGCTGCTGGCACAGTCAGGAACCCTGGCAACACGGGGCGAAGCCACTGAGCGGGTGATGGACTCCAACGATCTGGAAAAGGAACGTGGTATCACTATCCTGGCCAAGAACACTGCCATCAAGTGGAACGATTACCGTATCAACATCGTGGACACCCCCGGCCACGCCGACTTCGGCGGTGAGGTTGAGCGTGTACTGTCCATGGTGGATTCTGTGTTGCTGCTGGTGGATGCCGTTGACGGCCCCATGCCACAGACCCGTTTCGTGACCAAGAAGGCCTTTGCTCAAGGGCTCAAGCCTATTGTGGTCATCAACAAGATTGACCGTCCCGGTGCCCGCCCTGATTGGGTTATCGACCAGGTGTTTGACCTGTTTGACAACCTGGGTGCCACCGATGAGCAGCTGGACTTCCCTATCGTTTATGCCTCTGCCCTGAACGGCTTCGCGACCCTGGATCCCGATGACACCAGCGCTGACATGACGCCGCTGTTCCAAACCATAGTGGAAAAAGTATCTCCTCCGGATGCAGACGCCGAAGGCGCGTTCCAGATGCAGATCTCCCAGCTGGACTACAACAGCTACGTGGGCGTTATCGGCGTGGGTCGCATCAAGCGCGGCAGCGTCAAGACCAACCAACAGGTGACTGTGGTCGGTGCCGACGGCAAAACCCGTAACGGCAAAATCGGTCAGGTACTGGGCTACATGGGCCTGGAGCGCCACGAAGTCGATGTTGCCAACGCCGGTGACATTGTGGCCGTCACTGGCCTGGGCGAGCTGAAAATTTCCGATACCATTTGCGCCGCCGGCAATGTTGAGGCGCTGCCGCCTCTGTCCGTTGACGAGCCAACCCTGACCATGACCTTCCAGGTAAACACTTCTCCGTTTGCCGGTAAAGAAGGTAAGTACGTGACTTCACGTAACATCCTCGAGCGTCTGCAACAGGAACTGGTGCACAACGTGGCCCTGCGTGTGGAAGAGACCGACAGCCCGGATCGTTTCCGCGTGTCCGGTCGTGGTGAATTGCACCTGTCTATTCTGATTGAAAACATGCGCCGTGAAGGTTTCGAGCTGGCCGTGTCCCGTCCTGAAGTGATCATTCGCGAAATCGACGGCGAGAAATGTGAGCCGTTCGAAACCCTGACCGTTGACGTGGAAGAAGACCATCAAGGTACAGTTATCGAGAAGCTGGGCACCCGTAAGGCTGACATGAAAGATATGCAGCTCGACGGTAAAGGCCGTGTGCGTATCGATTTCGTGATCCCAAGTCGTGGTCTGATCGGTTTCCAAACCGAGTTTATGACCGCCACTTCAGGTACAGGTCTGCTGTACCATACCTTTGATCACTACGGTCCTTACAAGGGTGGTGAAATCGGTCAGCGTGCCAACGGCGTACTGATCTCCAACGCCACTGGTAAGGCGCTGACCTTCGCCCTGTTCGGTCTGCAGGATCGCGGTCGTCTGATGATCGGCCACGCCGCCGAAGTCTACGAAGGCCAGGTAGTGGGTATCCACAGCCGCTCCAATGACCTGACGGTAAACTGCCTCAAGGGTAAGCAGCTGACCAACATGCGTGCATCAGGCACCGACGAGGCTCAGGTTCTGACTCCTCATATCCAGATGACGCTGGAACAGGCACTGGAATTCATCGATGACGATGAACTGGTGGAAGTCACGCCCAAGAGCATTCGCGTGCGTAAGAAGTTCCTGACCGAAAACGATCGCAAGCGCGCCAGCCGCCAAGGCTGA
- a CDS encoding Lrp/AsnC family transcriptional regulator yields the protein MDKKDLAIIDRLQRDGRISISELAASLNMSDTPCIRRIRKLEQDGVISGYAAQLDPHKAGFNVIVYAAIRLSENSDTAAERFETAVAKLPEVMECSVITGSHDYLLKIVARDLPAYERFVKKSLGSLPAIAGIESTLVLKQTFSRTALPLSAN from the coding sequence ATGGATAAGAAAGACCTCGCCATCATAGACAGATTGCAACGTGATGGCCGCATCAGTATCAGCGAGCTGGCCGCCAGCCTGAATATGTCCGACACCCCCTGCATTCGCCGCATCCGCAAGCTGGAGCAGGATGGGGTGATCAGCGGTTACGCCGCCCAACTGGACCCGCATAAGGCCGGTTTTAATGTCATTGTTTACGCCGCTATCCGTCTGAGCGAGAACTCAGATACCGCCGCCGAGCGCTTCGAGACCGCTGTCGCCAAATTGCCGGAAGTGATGGAATGCTCGGTGATCACCGGCTCCCACGACTATCTGCTGAAAATTGTTGCCCGGGATCTGCCGGCCTACGAGCGCTTTGTGAAAAAATCCCTCGGTAGCCTGCCTGCCATAGCGGGCATCGAATCCACCCTGGTGCTGAAACAAACCTTCAGCCGTACCGCCCTGCCGCTCAGCGCCAATTGA
- a CDS encoding zf-TFIIB domain-containing protein, whose amino-acid sequence MKCTSCKKGTLVPTRLDGLFPAHSCNHCEGHWVLIEDFVAWKQQQGASELEEGRAVVVEELEESRQALLCPISGTLMRKLRFSLYSNHHLDYSSAVGGVWLDRGEWQWLKRENLAHCLNQLVTEEWQHKLRQAQSRQHQAELYRQKFGAETYEELVRIRTWLDEQPHRAALRAYLLADDPYRN is encoded by the coding sequence ATGAAATGTACCAGCTGCAAAAAGGGCACCCTGGTGCCCACCCGTTTGGATGGTCTGTTCCCGGCCCACAGCTGCAATCATTGCGAGGGCCACTGGGTACTGATTGAAGACTTTGTTGCCTGGAAGCAGCAACAGGGAGCGTCCGAGCTGGAGGAAGGTCGGGCCGTGGTGGTGGAAGAGCTGGAGGAAAGCCGCCAGGCCCTGCTGTGTCCCATCAGCGGCACCCTGATGCGCAAACTCAGGTTCAGCCTCTACAGCAATCATCATCTGGATTACAGTTCCGCCGTCGGTGGTGTCTGGCTGGATCGCGGTGAATGGCAATGGCTCAAACGCGAAAACCTGGCCCATTGTCTCAATCAACTGGTCACCGAAGAATGGCAGCACAAGTTGCGCCAGGCCCAGAGCCGGCAACATCAGGCAGAGCTTTACCGGCAAAAATTCGGCGCCGAGACCTATGAGGAACTGGTGCGGATCCGCACCTGGCTCGATGAACAGCCGCACAGGGCCGCCCTGAGGGCCTATTTGCTGGCCGATGACCCTTACCGGAACTGA